Proteins from one Sarcophilus harrisii chromosome 2, mSarHar1.11, whole genome shotgun sequence genomic window:
- the RRM2 gene encoding ribonucleoside-diphosphate reductase subunit M2 isoform X1 has protein sequence MLSSRSPLSTVPDQQQQQQLRLSPLKALKLTDKENTVRGGSENTPPSTNSTRILATKTARKIFQEPSEPVKAPSEPAPSSSEDEPLLRENPRRFVIFPIEYQDIWHMYKKAEASFWTAEEVDLSKDIQHWEALKPEEKYFISHVLAFFAASDGIVNENLVERFSQEVQITEARCFYGFQIAMENIHSEMYSLLIDTYIKDSKEREFLFNAIETLPCVKKKADWALRWIGDKEATYGERVVAFAAVEGIFFSGSFASIFWLKKRGLMPGLTFSNELISRDEGLHCDFACLMFKHLVHKPSEERVKEIIINAVRIEQEFLTEALPVKLIGMNCTLMKQYIEFVADRLMLELGFSKIFRAENPFDFMENISLEGKTNFFEKRVGEYQRMGVMSSSTGNSFTLDADF, from the exons ATGCTGTCCTCCCGCTCTCCGCTCTCCACGGTCCCcgaccagcagcagcagcagcagcttcgtCTTTCGCCTCTCAAGGCGCTCAAGCTTACAGACAAGGAGAACACGGTCCGTGGGGGGTCGGAGAACACG CCCCCCTCCACGAACAGCACCCGCATTCTGGCCACTAAGACGGCGAGAAAGATTTTCCAGGAGCCCTCAGAGCCG GTAAAAGCCCCCAGTGAGCCTGCTCCCTCCAGCAGTGAAGATGAACCGCTCCTAAGGGAGAATCCCAGGCGCTTTGTCATCTTCCCCATTGAGTACCAGGACATTTGGCACATGTATAAGAAAGCAGAAGCTTCCTTCTGGACAGCTGAGGAG GTGGATCTCTCTAAGGACATTCAGCACTGGGAAGCACTGAAGCCTGaggaaaaatactttatttctcaCGTGTTAGCTTTCTTTGCAGCAAGTGATGGCATAGTAAATGAAAATTTG GTGGAGCGGTTTAGCCAAGAAGTACAGATAACTGAAGCCCGTTGTTTCTATGGCTTCCAAATTGCTATGGAAAACATACATTCTGAAATGTATAGTCTACTTATTGACACTTATATTAAGGACTCCAAAGAAAG GGAATTTCTCTTCAATGCCATTGAAACACTACCTTGTGTTAAAAAGAAAGCTGACTGGGCCTTGAGATGGATTGGGGACAAAGAAGCAACATATG GTGAACGTGTTGTAGCTTTTGCAGCTGTTGAAGGAATcttcttttctggttcttttgCATCCATATTCTGGCTCAAGAAACGAGGTTTAATGCCTGGATTAACTTTTTCTAATGAACTAATTAGTAGAGATGAG gGTTTACACTGTGATTTTGCTTGCTTAATGTTCAAACACCTGGTACATAAGCCTTCagaagaaagagtaaaagaaattatCATCAATGCTGTTAGGATAGAACAG gaGTTCTTGACTGAAGCTTTGCCTGTAAAATTGATTGGAATGAATTGCACTTTAATGAAACAGTATATTGAATTTGTAGCAGACAGACTCATGTTGGAACTAGGTTTTAGCAAG ATTTTTAGGGCAGAAAATCCATTTGATTTTATGGAGAATATCTCATTGGAAGGAAAAACTAACTTCTTTGAGAAGAGAGTAGGAGAATACCAGAGAATGGGAGTGATGTCAAGTTCAACTGGGAATTCTTTTACCTTGGATGCAGACTTCTAG
- the RRM2 gene encoding ribonucleoside-diphosphate reductase subunit M2 isoform X2, which yields MLSSRSPLSTVPDQQQQQQLRLSPLKALKLTDKENTPPSTNSTRILATKTARKIFQEPSEPVKAPSEPAPSSSEDEPLLRENPRRFVIFPIEYQDIWHMYKKAEASFWTAEEVDLSKDIQHWEALKPEEKYFISHVLAFFAASDGIVNENLVERFSQEVQITEARCFYGFQIAMENIHSEMYSLLIDTYIKDSKEREFLFNAIETLPCVKKKADWALRWIGDKEATYGERVVAFAAVEGIFFSGSFASIFWLKKRGLMPGLTFSNELISRDEGLHCDFACLMFKHLVHKPSEERVKEIIINAVRIEQEFLTEALPVKLIGMNCTLMKQYIEFVADRLMLELGFSKIFRAENPFDFMENISLEGKTNFFEKRVGEYQRMGVMSSSTGNSFTLDADF from the exons ATGCTGTCCTCCCGCTCTCCGCTCTCCACGGTCCCcgaccagcagcagcagcagcagcttcgtCTTTCGCCTCTCAAGGCGCTCAAGCTTACAGACAAGGAGAACACG CCCCCCTCCACGAACAGCACCCGCATTCTGGCCACTAAGACGGCGAGAAAGATTTTCCAGGAGCCCTCAGAGCCG GTAAAAGCCCCCAGTGAGCCTGCTCCCTCCAGCAGTGAAGATGAACCGCTCCTAAGGGAGAATCCCAGGCGCTTTGTCATCTTCCCCATTGAGTACCAGGACATTTGGCACATGTATAAGAAAGCAGAAGCTTCCTTCTGGACAGCTGAGGAG GTGGATCTCTCTAAGGACATTCAGCACTGGGAAGCACTGAAGCCTGaggaaaaatactttatttctcaCGTGTTAGCTTTCTTTGCAGCAAGTGATGGCATAGTAAATGAAAATTTG GTGGAGCGGTTTAGCCAAGAAGTACAGATAACTGAAGCCCGTTGTTTCTATGGCTTCCAAATTGCTATGGAAAACATACATTCTGAAATGTATAGTCTACTTATTGACACTTATATTAAGGACTCCAAAGAAAG GGAATTTCTCTTCAATGCCATTGAAACACTACCTTGTGTTAAAAAGAAAGCTGACTGGGCCTTGAGATGGATTGGGGACAAAGAAGCAACATATG GTGAACGTGTTGTAGCTTTTGCAGCTGTTGAAGGAATcttcttttctggttcttttgCATCCATATTCTGGCTCAAGAAACGAGGTTTAATGCCTGGATTAACTTTTTCTAATGAACTAATTAGTAGAGATGAG gGTTTACACTGTGATTTTGCTTGCTTAATGTTCAAACACCTGGTACATAAGCCTTCagaagaaagagtaaaagaaattatCATCAATGCTGTTAGGATAGAACAG gaGTTCTTGACTGAAGCTTTGCCTGTAAAATTGATTGGAATGAATTGCACTTTAATGAAACAGTATATTGAATTTGTAGCAGACAGACTCATGTTGGAACTAGGTTTTAGCAAG ATTTTTAGGGCAGAAAATCCATTTGATTTTATGGAGAATATCTCATTGGAAGGAAAAACTAACTTCTTTGAGAAGAGAGTAGGAGAATACCAGAGAATGGGAGTGATGTCAAGTTCAACTGGGAATTCTTTTACCTTGGATGCAGACTTCTAG